The Thermoplasmata archaeon DNA window CGAGTCCTCTCGCCGGACGACGTACTGGTAGTACGCGTGGACCATCCCGCTGCCCTCTACGGGCGCGGTGAGTCCGTCGAGGCCCTCGAGCCCCTTGGTCAGGGCGCGGGCGTTCGCCCGACGCTGCTTGACCCAGCCCTCGAGCTTGCGCAACTGAACGAGGCCGATCGCCGCGGCGATCTCCGTCATCCGGTAGTTGAAGCCGACGAGCACGTGTTCGTACTTCGACGCCTGCCCTTGGTCCCTCAGGAGGCGGGCCTTCGCCGCGATGGCGTCGTCGTCCGTGACGATCATGCCGCCCTCGCCGGTTGTCATGTTCTTCGTCGGGTAGAAGGAGAAGCAGGCCGTGTCGCCGAGGTTGCCCGCCTTGCGGCCGTGGTACTCGGCGCCGTGCGCCTGGGCCGCGTCCTCGATCACCGGGACGCCTCGGTCCTTCGCCGCCGCGACGATCGGGTCCATCTCCGCCGTCTGGCCGTACAGGTGGACGGGCACGACCGCCGCGGTCCGACGGGTGAAGGCGGCCGCGACCTTCGAGGGGTCGAGGTTGTACGACGCTCTCTCGACGTCGACGAAGGCGGGCTTCGCGCCGCACAAGACGACGGTCGAGGCGGTCGCGAAGAACGTGAGCGGCGGGATCACGACCTCGCGTCCCCGGCCGATGCCGTGGGCGAGGAGGGCGATATGGAGAGCTGCGGTGCCGCTCGCCAGGGCGATCCCGTGCCTCCGGCCGACGTCCCGGGCGAACGCGTCCTCGAACGCCTTCACCTTCTCGCCCTGGGCGAGCATTCCGGACGCCAGGACATCCTTGACCGCGGCGAGTTCGTCCTCCCCGAGGATCGGGCGGGCGATCGGGATCATCGGAGCCGCGAATCGCGTCCGTCGTATGAAGGTTCGCTGCTCACTTCCGAGGGCGGGAACGGGCCTTCCTCGGCCGTGTCTTCAGTTTGGGGAACGACTTGCCGTCGTGGGCGCAGCGCATATTCCGGTCGAGCGGCCGACCGCACTCGCAGACCCAGCCGACGATCTTGGCGGGGACGCCCGCGACGAGGGCGTGCGGCGGGACGTCTTTGGTGACGACCGCGCCGGCGGCCACCATCGCGTTCCGGCCGATCGTGATGCCGCATAGAATCGTCGCATTCGCGCCGATCGAAGCGCCGTCCTCGACGCTGGTCGGCACGACCTGCCAGTCCGGGCTCACGGCCCTTGGGTACGGGTCGTTCGTGAAGCACGCATGGGGGCCGACGAAGACGCGATTGCCAATTCGGACTCCACGGTAGATTGTGGCGAAGTTCTGGATTTTGCAAGCGGTCCCGATCGAGACGTCGACATCGAGATAAACGTCCTTCCCGATGCTGCATCCACGACCGACCGAAGCTCCTTCCCGAACCTGCGCCCAGTGCCAGATAGACGTCCCGTCCCCGATTGAAGCGGACGATGCGACCTCTGCGGTCGGATGGATCCGCGTCACCATGGGAGCTGAGCCCTCATCCGCGTGCTGATATGAAAACTTCCGTCCGCGCGAGTACACTTCCTGAGCCTGCCAGTATCGCCTCCGAGAACCACGGCTGAGGCTTGAAATAGGCTCTTGACACGCTCCCGCTTTGTGGGCGCGATAGGGCCTAGCTCAAGCAGCGGACAGCATGCTCTGGCCCTGCCTTTAACAGACCTCTCTGACGGAATCGGCTCGCTGGTCGCACTCGTCCTCTCGTTTGGACTCGTCGTCGTCTTGATGCCGCCGCTGATCCGCAAGATGCGCGCGGGTGGGATGGTCGGTCAGGACGTGAACAAGGCGAGCAAGACGAACGTCGCCGAGCTCGGTGGGATCGCCGCGCTCTTTGCGTTCTCAGTCTCCCTCAGCGTCGTCGTAGGGATGCAGAAACTGATCGGTAACGTGGCCGAACCGCCCTTTCTGGCTGCGATTAGCGTGTTCTTCATGGCGTCGATGATCGGGCTGATTGACGACATCTCCGGCATCAAGCAAAGGTTGAAAGCCGTCGTCGTCGGGTTCGCCGCGCTTCCACTCCTGCTCGTTCACTTGGGTCCGGAGGTAATCGACCTTCCGTTCGGGTACTCGATCGCCTTCGCTCCGGGTCTCTACTTGCTTTACTGGCTCGTCTTCGTGCCGATTGGCGTGACTGGGGTGGCGAACGCGATGAACATGTCTGCAGGCTACAACGGTCTGGAGAGTGGGCAGATTGCGATTGTGTCCGGCAGCCTGCTCGCCTTAGGAACTCTCCGGCAGAGCGCGGACTTTGCGACCCTCATCTTCGCGGCCCTGCTCGGCTGCTCCCTCGGGCTATACGTTTTCAACCGATTCCCCGCACATGTGTTCATCGGGGACATCGGGACACTGGGCCTTGGTGCGGCATTCGCCGCCGGCGCTATCCTAGGCCATTTGGAATTCTACGGCTTGATCGCAATCGCGCCTGCGTTCTACGAAGCCGGAGCGACCCTGTACTTTGGACTCGCAGGCCGAAACGATGAAAGGAAGCAGGCATGTCGAAATCCCATCCTCGACCCTTCTGGCAGATTGTCGCCACCGAGAGGCGCAGGACGCTATACGTTGGCCTACCTCATGCTCTCGCATCATCCCATGACCGAGCGGAATCTCGTCCGAACACTCTTGGCTCTCTACCTTATCAGTGGAATCCTTGCGATCGGGCTGGGTGTGAATTGATGCAATCGCAGGAATTTTCCAAGGGGGTTGCCGGGACTATTCGACGGGTTGCTTTCGTTCCCGCCCGATATGGGCTTCGTCCTGACCGGATTGTGAGACGGCTTCGACGAATGATTTCGCTTGCAGATCGGTGGGGATTGGATGCCACCATCCCCGTGACTGCGTCCGCTCTTGACCGGCACCCGGGAATCGTGACCTCCCTCAGCGGAGTGGACTTGGCGATTCACGGCTACAATCACGTGTCCTACGCCGACTTGACGATCGAAGAGCAGAATGCGGATATTGCAGGAGCGAAGGCGGCCTTCATACGGCACGGAGTCCAGACGACCGGGTTCCGAGCTCCGTATCTGAGGCTTCATCCAGCGACGTACGCAATTCTGAGATCGAACGGCTTTGTCTATGACTCCAGTCTGCCTGACCTGTTCTTGCCAGAAAGCGACCCCGCTTATCAGTCCGTGTCCAGCCTTTCGGGGATGCGATATGCGAATTTCCGCTCCCTGACACGTCGAGCCGACGCGGCAACAGCGTCTCTGATCGAGTTCCCGGTGGCACTCCCCGATGACGAAATCCTTGTTGACGGGCTCGGCATCCGCAGATCTTCTACGCTTTCAAGAATCCTCGGGACGATGG harbors:
- a CDS encoding acyltransferase yields the protein MVTRIHPTAEVASSASIGDGTSIWHWAQVREGASVGRGCSIGKDVYLDVDVSIGTACKIQNFATIYRGVRIGNRVFVGPHACFTNDPYPRAVSPDWQVVPTSVEDGASIGANATILCGITIGRNAMVAAGAVVTKDVPPHALVAGVPAKIVGWVCECGRPLDRNMRCAHDGKSFPKLKTRPRKARSRPRK
- a CDS encoding polysaccharide deacetylase family protein is translated as MISLADRWGLDATIPVTASALDRHPGIVTSLSGVDLAIHGYNHVSYADLTIEEQNADIAGAKAAFIRHGVQTTGFRAPYLRLHPATYAILRSNGFVYDSSLPDLFLPESDPAYQSVSSLSGMRYANFRSLTRRADAATASLIEFPVALPDDEILVDGLGIRRSSTLSRILGTMVEHAARSGRHLVLQIHPERFDFFSDALNLVLQKASDDGAWKASLAQASAWAISRGGQPGNWPNGSPYALSLTGDLDAVSLADFVARVWVD
- a CDS encoding DegT/DnrJ/EryC1/StrS aminotransferase family protein; the encoded protein is MIPIARPILGEDELAAVKDVLASGMLAQGEKVKAFEDAFARDVGRRHGIALASGTAALHIALLAHGIGRGREVVIPPLTFFATASTVVLCGAKPAFVDVERASYNLDPSKVAAAFTRRTAAVVPVHLYGQTAEMDPIVAAAKDRGVPVIEDAAQAHGAEYHGRKAGNLGDTACFSFYPTKNMTTGEGGMIVTDDDAIAAKARLLRDQGQASKYEHVLVGFNYRMTEIAAAIGLVQLRKLEGWVKQRRANARALTKGLEGLDGLTAPVEGSGMVHAYYQYVVRREDSFPISRDDIVLTLTEAGIGCRPSYPMPLYEQKALQDLKIRGRTPVAEDVIPRLFELPVHPGVGPGDLDRIMEAVEGLAREA